From one Streptomyces sp. ICC1 genomic stretch:
- a CDS encoding ion channel protein — MTDPAPPAVAPPAPSPASPARALLPFVLPALLIGVGSSLLLTGVSEAADLLKDVLWETLPDALGVGRWSALWMMTVLTATGIAVGLVVWKVHGHAGPDPATTGLVDPPLPPGVVPGLLLASALALAGGVSLGPENPITAANIALAYWLGRRLAPGSPAQLWVALGAAGTVGALFGTPVAAVLILTESMVSAPRQGPSVEGGRAPTLWDQLFAPLIAAGAGGVTTVLLSAPTFRLPLPALDGPRWPDLVAALVVSAVAATLAMAAVYLFPYVHRVFHLLPHPVLALTLGGVVLGLLGVLGGHLTLFKGLEEMGQLVADPQGHSAGALVLMAVVKLVAVLVACGSGFRGGRIFPSVFAGVALGLAVHALVPEVQPAVAVTCSVLGVLLGVTRMGWVSLFTAAILAPDPGLLPLLCVALLPAWLLVTGRPQMQLNDSGVPLR, encoded by the coding sequence GTGACCGATCCCGCACCGCCCGCCGTGGCGCCCCCGGCTCCGTCCCCGGCCTCGCCGGCCAGGGCCCTGCTGCCCTTCGTCCTGCCCGCGCTGCTGATCGGGGTGGGCTCGAGCCTGCTGCTGACCGGTGTGAGCGAGGCTGCCGACCTGTTGAAGGACGTCTTGTGGGAGACCCTTCCCGACGCGTTGGGGGTCGGCCGCTGGTCCGCGCTGTGGATGATGACCGTGCTGACGGCCACGGGCATCGCCGTCGGCCTCGTGGTGTGGAAGGTCCACGGACACGCCGGTCCTGATCCCGCGACCACGGGGCTGGTGGACCCTCCGCTGCCACCGGGAGTGGTCCCCGGCCTGCTGCTGGCCAGCGCGCTCGCCCTGGCCGGGGGAGTGAGCCTGGGTCCGGAGAATCCGATCACCGCCGCCAACATCGCGCTCGCCTACTGGCTCGGCCGGCGCCTCGCACCCGGCAGCCCGGCGCAGCTCTGGGTGGCCCTGGGCGCGGCGGGCACCGTCGGGGCGCTGTTCGGCACTCCGGTGGCGGCCGTCCTGATCCTCACGGAGTCGATGGTGTCGGCTCCCCGGCAGGGGCCGTCGGTCGAGGGCGGGCGCGCGCCCACCCTGTGGGACCAGCTCTTCGCCCCGCTGATCGCGGCCGGCGCGGGCGGGGTGACGACCGTACTGCTCTCCGCGCCCACCTTCCGCCTGCCCCTGCCGGCCCTCGACGGGCCCCGGTGGCCCGACCTGGTCGCCGCCCTGGTGGTCTCCGCCGTCGCCGCGACCCTGGCCATGGCCGCCGTCTACCTCTTCCCGTACGTGCACCGCGTCTTCCACCTGCTGCCGCATCCGGTGCTCGCCCTGACCTTGGGCGGAGTGGTGCTGGGCCTGCTGGGGGTGCTCGGCGGCCACCTCACGCTGTTCAAGGGGCTGGAGGAGATGGGCCAGCTGGTCGCCGATCCGCAGGGGCACTCCGCGGGCGCGCTCGTCCTGATGGCGGTGGTGAAGCTGGTGGCCGTACTGGTGGCCTGCGGGTCCGGATTCAGGGGCGGCCGGATCTTCCCGTCCGTCTTCGCGGGGGTCGCGCTCGGCCTGGCCGTCCATGCTCTGGTGCCAGAGGTGCAGCCGGCGGTCGCGGTGACCTGCTCGGTGCTCGGCGTGCTGCTGGGCGTCACCCGGATGGGCTGGGTGAGCCTGTTCACCGCCGCGATCCTCGCCCCGGACCCCGGCCTGCTCCCGCTGCTGTGCGTGGCGCTGCTCCCGGCCTGGCTCCTGGTCACCGGCCGCCCCCAGATGCAACTGAACGACTCCGGAGTCCCCTTGCGCTGA
- a CDS encoding ferredoxin, translating into METYFDPVPLLGDARVVFRGEWTERKWLNVPGPFYGADTDNCGTGRIHAPELVLYEAEHFTEYVHRQPRTEAELRRLVDAAEDDPMMGYGCDGDAHWTPAAVREWWRDRGRIREYLAGQRARFEADDAKSGQGTAAAARDYAAYLDGGLAPHLRVYLFWLEERRPPTPADLLPQLSLPAGAAAPAPGP; encoded by the coding sequence GTGGAGACCTACTTCGATCCCGTGCCCCTGCTCGGCGACGCGCGCGTGGTCTTCCGCGGCGAGTGGACGGAACGGAAGTGGCTGAACGTCCCCGGTCCGTTCTACGGGGCCGACACCGACAACTGCGGCACCGGCCGGATCCACGCACCGGAACTCGTGCTCTACGAGGCCGAGCACTTCACCGAGTACGTCCACCGCCAGCCGCGGACGGAGGCTGAGCTCCGGCGGCTGGTCGACGCCGCCGAGGACGATCCGATGATGGGCTACGGCTGCGACGGGGACGCGCACTGGACTCCGGCAGCGGTCCGGGAGTGGTGGCGCGACCGGGGCAGGATCCGGGAGTACCTGGCGGGTCAGCGCGCCCGGTTCGAGGCCGATGACGCGAAGTCGGGGCAGGGTACGGCCGCTGCCGCCCGCGACTACGCCGCGTACCTCGACGGCGGCCTCGCCCCGCACCTGCGGGTCTACCTCTTCTGGCTCGAAGAGCGGCGCCCGCCGACGCCGGCGGACCTGCTGCCGCAGCTCTCCCTGCCGGCCGGAGCGGCGGCACCCGCTCCCGGGCCGTGA
- a CDS encoding cytochrome P450 yields the protein MPSHDQARRDELYLDPYPLYARARRTEGLIHVPEFDAWLVARDQDVREVLLRAADFSSANSLLPDIPLSEAALGVLPQGFAPRPTVVSTDGADHRRHRAVLNRGLSTARVAALVPYARECARELVDGIEADGSAELVEAYARRLPGEVVGRLIGLDPQDVPAAVHGGHRAEELLFRPMPPQAQAAAAADVVALQHLLDGYIRDRRAVPRDDLCSAMVAALAPGDDELTLEQRHELVASLQNLLIAGFLTTSAMIGSTLLHLLRDRAQWEALRADPALVPAAVEEAARYDTAVQAFRRTATRPVSLAGTKLPAGANVLVAYGSANRDEDRYERADRFDITRPAGPHHLSFGHGPHGCPGSQLAREQLRLTLELFVRRLPDLRLDPEAPAPTMRPTLIHRSPQALHATW from the coding sequence GTGCCGTCCCACGACCAGGCAAGGCGCGACGAGCTGTACCTGGACCCGTACCCGCTCTACGCCCGCGCCCGCCGGACCGAGGGGCTGATCCACGTCCCCGAGTTCGACGCGTGGCTGGTGGCCCGGGACCAGGACGTGCGGGAAGTGCTGCTGCGCGCCGCGGACTTCTCCTCCGCCAACTCCCTGCTGCCCGACATCCCGCTCTCGGAAGCGGCGCTCGGTGTCCTGCCGCAGGGGTTCGCACCGCGTCCCACCGTCGTCTCCACGGACGGCGCCGATCACCGGCGGCACCGGGCCGTCCTGAACCGCGGGCTGTCCACCGCACGCGTGGCCGCCCTGGTGCCGTACGCCCGGGAGTGCGCGCGGGAGCTGGTGGACGGCATCGAGGCGGACGGCTCGGCCGAGTTGGTGGAGGCGTACGCCCGCCGACTGCCCGGGGAGGTGGTCGGCCGGCTGATCGGGCTGGATCCGCAGGACGTGCCCGCCGCGGTGCACGGCGGCCACCGGGCCGAAGAGCTGCTGTTCAGACCGATGCCACCGCAGGCGCAGGCGGCCGCCGCCGCGGACGTCGTGGCGCTCCAGCACTTGCTGGACGGCTACATACGCGACCGGCGTGCCGTTCCCCGGGACGACCTGTGCTCGGCGATGGTGGCCGCGCTGGCCCCCGGCGACGACGAACTCACCCTGGAGCAGCGCCACGAGCTGGTGGCCAGCCTCCAGAACCTCCTGATCGCCGGATTCCTCACCACCAGCGCGATGATCGGCAGCACGCTGCTGCACCTGCTGCGCGACCGGGCGCAGTGGGAGGCGCTGCGCGCCGATCCGGCGCTCGTACCGGCCGCCGTGGAGGAGGCGGCACGCTACGACACGGCCGTGCAGGCCTTCCGCCGCACCGCCACCCGGCCGGTGTCGCTCGCCGGCACGAAGCTCCCCGCCGGTGCCAACGTGTTGGTCGCCTACGGTTCGGCCAACCGGGACGAGGACCGGTACGAGCGGGCCGACCGCTTCGACATCACCCGCCCCGCCGGTCCCCACCACTTGTCCTTCGGCCACGGACCGCACGGCTGCCCCGGCTCACAGTTGGCCCGCGAGCAACTGCGCCTGACGCTCGAACTGTTCGTCCGTCGCCTGCCGGACCTCCGGCTGGATCCCGAGGCCCCCGCGCCGACCATGCGCCCCACCTTGATCCACCGCTCGCCGCAGGCCTTGCACGCCACGTGGTGA
- the fabV gene encoding enoyl-[acyl-carrier-protein] reductase FabV has protein sequence MSLREIKPGNRGYLYVNSHPTGCKAVVDRMWQQAPDPVGDRPGPVALVIGSSAGYGLAATLVGLRAHRMRGLGIAFEAAETERRTAGAGWYRTARAAELAAETGADFTFLNGDAFSDAVKDEAADRLATRFGAIDLLIYSIAAPRRTDPLTGEVHHSAIKPLGADYRAKTLVFEDGTPRIGEMRLEAADEAERDATVRVMGGADWEMWIDTLQSRGLLADGFRTVALSYVGSDITAPIYRAGTIGAAKQDLEDTARTLAARLKGTGHAYTVVAGAAVTQASTAIPSIALYTSILHRVAGDGWQTTVDQATALWSRLAGDAELGLDDQDRIRLDDWEMAPGVQAAVRAAWDQADTDTIGTGADTGWFRDQVGRLYGWDVPGVDYEAVAETTVPWPEPAGAGQPAGRHFRSL, from the coding sequence GTGAGCCTCCGCGAGATCAAGCCCGGCAACCGCGGCTACCTCTACGTCAACAGCCATCCGACCGGCTGCAAAGCAGTGGTCGACCGCATGTGGCAGCAGGCACCGGACCCCGTCGGCGACCGGCCCGGCCCGGTCGCCCTCGTCATCGGCTCCAGCGCCGGCTACGGACTCGCCGCGACCCTGGTCGGCCTGCGCGCCCACCGGATGCGCGGACTCGGCATCGCCTTCGAGGCCGCCGAGACCGAGCGCCGCACGGCCGGCGCCGGCTGGTACCGCACCGCCCGGGCCGCCGAACTCGCCGCCGAGACCGGCGCCGACTTCACCTTCCTCAACGGCGACGCCTTCTCCGACGCCGTCAAGGACGAGGCCGCCGACCGGCTCGCCACCCGCTTCGGCGCGATCGACCTGCTCATCTACAGCATCGCCGCCCCGCGGCGCACGGACCCGCTGACCGGCGAGGTCCACCACTCCGCCATCAAGCCGCTCGGCGCCGACTACCGGGCCAAGACCCTCGTGTTCGAGGACGGCACCCCGCGGATCGGCGAGATGCGCCTGGAGGCCGCGGACGAGGCCGAGCGCGACGCGACCGTACGGGTCATGGGCGGCGCCGACTGGGAGATGTGGATCGACACCCTGCAGTCCAGGGGCCTGCTCGCCGACGGCTTCCGGACCGTGGCCCTCTCGTACGTCGGATCCGACATCACCGCCCCCATCTACCGGGCCGGAACCATCGGCGCCGCCAAGCAGGACCTGGAGGACACCGCCCGCACCCTCGCCGCCCGGCTCAAGGGCACGGGCCACGCCTACACCGTCGTCGCGGGCGCGGCCGTCACCCAGGCCTCCACCGCCATCCCGAGCATCGCGCTCTACACCAGCATCCTCCACCGCGTCGCCGGTGACGGCTGGCAGACCACCGTCGACCAGGCGACGGCCCTGTGGAGCCGGCTCGCCGGCGACGCCGAACTCGGACTGGACGACCAGGACCGCATCCGGCTGGACGACTGGGAGATGGCTCCGGGAGTCCAGGCTGCCGTCCGCGCGGCCTGGGACCAGGCCGACACCGACACGATCGGGACCGGCGCGGACACCGGTTGGTTCCGCGACCAGGTCGGCCGGCTCTACGGCTGGGACGTGCCCGGCGTCGACTACGAGGCCGTGGCCGAGACCACGGTCCCGTGGCCCGAACCCGCTGGGGCCGGTCAGCCAGCAGGGAGGCATTTCAGGTCATTGTGA
- a CDS encoding IPT/TIG domain-containing protein: MTRVRRRSLGVLLASLTLCSLQLVHSAPRAEADGPARCSPAALPVHPGSPTEAPQGQLVALQPDTGPKSGGISVTLSGTGLTPYTRVLFGSLGPDGCFTGREATGVVALSDSALIAVAPEWPAAATVSVFAATPCGQLTAPLPFTYVD; the protein is encoded by the coding sequence TTGACCCGTGTCCGCCGCCGCTCCCTGGGCGTCCTGCTCGCCTCGCTGACCCTGTGCAGCCTGCAACTCGTCCACTCCGCCCCGCGCGCCGAGGCCGACGGGCCGGCGCGCTGCTCACCCGCCGCCCTACCCGTCCACCCGGGCTCGCCCACCGAGGCCCCGCAGGGGCAGCTCGTCGCCCTCCAGCCGGACACCGGGCCCAAGAGCGGCGGCATCTCCGTCACCCTGAGCGGCACCGGCCTGACTCCCTACACCCGGGTGCTCTTCGGCTCCCTGGGACCCGACGGCTGCTTCACGGGACGGGAGGCCACCGGCGTGGTGGCCCTCAGCGACAGCGCCCTGATCGCCGTCGCCCCCGAATGGCCCGCGGCGGCGACCGTCTCCGTCTTCGCGGCGACCCCCTGCGGGCAGCTCACGGCGCCGCTCCCCTTCACCTACGTGGACTGA
- a CDS encoding MMPL family transporter — protein sequence MIRALTGCSTRHPWKVIALWVLLGIALAALTPMLTARVTQHQTGDFLPRGYDSAAALRIAEEEFGADPDATTATLLVARSDGKALSDADRQRIAAEAAKLAQRRVVMPEEEDVPAFLVPDRSQTPRISPAMTAPDRSFELLSVQLAGNPADKGVQGVYRTFRDAARAQFSEAGMRTGFTGGLADSVDTADAHETATKVGGALVTVLIVLLNVLVFRSLLAALLPLLAVAVIGGVAGGAVAGAALLTGRKLDAGTPGLINVVLLGIGIDYLLFLLFRFREQLRARPEQPAREAALQVSGRVGAAITSAALTIVAAFATLGLATFGQFRSLGPAIAVAVLVMLLGSLTLMPALLAAAGRKMFWPSRALRREPKEGLAARLGTLVARRPLALLAASVALLAVLASGLTGMRMDYGRGGTGDPTPAAATAAEIARTLPAGVSDPTSVFVTATDGGALTTARLDGLSGALSRVDGVGQVAGTVLNEDHRAARIDLYPTADPQSREARDLASGPIRAVAAQHAPAGTTAHVGGTPAILADVETAVDHDLRIVFPVAAALIALILLLLLRSVAAPVVLLLSVGLGFAATLGAATLLFQHVLGEPGVNFTLPLVLFLFVVALGTDYNILIADRIREEMRRPGPARAAVARAVRHTAPAIATAGLVLAGSFATLATTPGSEQVAFAMALGIMLSALVLSLVLVPALAVILGRAMWWPVRPGPTPTEYPPHRTPAPSPEPARATAH from the coding sequence GTGATCCGCGCCCTGACCGGATGCTCCACCAGACACCCCTGGAAGGTCATAGCCCTCTGGGTGCTGCTGGGCATCGCCCTGGCCGCCCTGACCCCGATGCTGACCGCCCGCGTCACCCAGCACCAGACCGGGGACTTCCTTCCCCGCGGCTACGACTCGGCCGCCGCGCTGCGGATCGCCGAGGAGGAGTTCGGGGCGGACCCCGACGCCACCACTGCGACGCTGCTCGTCGCCCGGTCCGACGGCAAGGCCCTCAGCGACGCCGACCGGCAGCGGATCGCGGCCGAGGCGGCGAAGCTGGCCCAACGCCGCGTGGTCATGCCCGAGGAGGAGGACGTCCCGGCGTTCCTGGTCCCTGACCGCTCCCAGACGCCGCGGATCTCACCGGCGATGACGGCGCCCGACCGGAGTTTCGAACTGCTCTCCGTCCAACTGGCCGGGAACCCCGCGGACAAGGGGGTCCAGGGCGTCTACCGGACCTTCCGGGACGCCGCCCGGGCGCAGTTCTCCGAGGCGGGGATGCGCACCGGTTTCACCGGGGGGCTCGCCGACTCCGTCGACACCGCCGACGCCCACGAGACCGCCACGAAGGTCGGGGGCGCCCTCGTCACGGTGCTCATCGTCCTGCTGAACGTGCTGGTGTTCCGCAGCCTGTTGGCGGCACTGCTTCCGCTGCTCGCGGTCGCCGTGATCGGCGGCGTGGCGGGCGGAGCCGTCGCGGGTGCCGCGCTGCTCACCGGGCGCAAGCTCGACGCGGGCACCCCGGGGCTGATCAATGTGGTCCTGCTCGGCATCGGCATCGACTACCTGCTGTTCCTGCTGTTCCGCTTCCGCGAACAACTGCGCGCCCGGCCCGAGCAGCCCGCCCGCGAGGCGGCCCTGCAGGTCTCCGGCCGGGTGGGTGCCGCCATCACTTCGGCGGCGCTGACCATCGTGGCCGCGTTCGCCACGCTGGGGCTGGCGACCTTCGGGCAGTTCCGCTCGCTGGGCCCCGCGATCGCGGTGGCGGTACTGGTGATGCTGCTCGGCAGCCTCACGCTGATGCCGGCGCTGCTCGCGGCCGCCGGGCGCAAGATGTTCTGGCCCTCCCGGGCCCTGCGCCGCGAGCCGAAGGAAGGCCTTGCCGCCCGCCTCGGCACACTGGTCGCGCGACGGCCGCTGGCGCTGCTGGCCGCCTCCGTCGCCCTGCTGGCCGTACTGGCCTCCGGGTTGACCGGGATGCGCATGGACTACGGCCGGGGCGGCACCGGTGACCCGACCCCCGCGGCGGCCACCGCGGCCGAGATCGCCCGCACGCTGCCGGCGGGGGTGTCCGACCCGACGAGCGTCTTCGTCACCGCCACGGACGGCGGCGCGCTCACCACCGCCCGACTCGACGGGCTCTCCGGCGCGCTCTCCCGGGTCGACGGCGTGGGCCAGGTCGCGGGGACCGTCCTGAACGAGGACCACCGCGCCGCCCGCATCGACCTCTACCCGACCGCCGACCCGCAGAGCCGGGAGGCCCGCGACCTGGCCTCCGGCCCGATCCGGGCCGTGGCCGCCCAGCACGCGCCGGCCGGGACGACGGCGCACGTGGGCGGGACGCCGGCGATACTCGCCGACGTCGAGACCGCCGTCGACCACGACCTCAGGATCGTGTTCCCGGTCGCGGCCGCGCTGATCGCACTGATCCTGCTGCTGCTCCTGCGCAGCGTGGCGGCGCCGGTTGTCCTGCTGCTCTCGGTCGGACTCGGCTTCGCCGCCACCCTCGGCGCCGCCACCCTGCTGTTCCAGCACGTCCTCGGTGAACCGGGGGTCAACTTCACCCTTCCGCTGGTGCTGTTCCTGTTCGTCGTCGCACTGGGCACCGACTACAACATCCTGATCGCCGACCGGATCCGCGAGGAGATGCGGCGCCCGGGCCCGGCCCGGGCCGCGGTGGCGCGGGCGGTCCGGCACACGGCACCGGCCATCGCGACGGCCGGGCTGGTGCTGGCCGGCTCCTTCGCCACCCTGGCCACGACCCCGGGAAGCGAACAGGTCGCCTTCGCGATGGCGCTCGGCATCATGCTCTCCGCGCTGGTCCTCTCGCTGGTGCTGGTCCCCGCCCTGGCCGTCATCCTCGGCCGCGCCATGTGGTGGCCGGTCCGCCCCGGGCCCACGCCGACCGAGTACCCGCCGCACCGTACGCCCGCACCGTCACCGGAACCGGCCAGGGCCACGGCGCACTGA
- a CDS encoding NAD(P)/FAD-dependent oxidoreductase, with protein MTQSESAGDDYDVVISGAGLAGSAAAILLARRGVRVALLERRSDPAAYKVLCTHSLTANAHPVLDELGLVPALEEAGALHNDARWYTRWGWIEPKAAPAGAGLPYGYNVRRSTLDPLIRAHAARTPGVDLLLGHHVTGLVREAGRTSGVRASTPQGEREIRARLVVGADGKDSAVAKFAEVPARQYENARFGYLAHFRNLPLPGGIGQAWFLEPDMAYAFPNDDGVTVLAVLPDKRRLPAFREDLERSFLEFVRALPEAPAIDTAERITKIIGTVDYPLHSRRPTAPGVALIGDAALTSDPLWGVGCGWALESALWLAEAVASAAAGRGDLDQSLVGYARRHRRRLRGHQFLAVDFAKARPFNPLERLLFSAATRDDALARHMHLFASRLIGPLRFLSPVVLARAAAVNVRHRRAAAPDASEAHPSRAAS; from the coding sequence ATGACCCAGTCTGAGAGCGCGGGTGACGACTACGACGTCGTCATCAGCGGGGCCGGCCTCGCCGGCAGCGCCGCGGCGATCCTGCTCGCCCGACGCGGCGTCCGCGTCGCACTGCTGGAGCGCCGCTCGGACCCCGCTGCGTACAAGGTGCTCTGCACCCACTCCCTGACCGCCAACGCCCACCCGGTGCTGGACGAACTCGGCCTCGTACCCGCGCTCGAGGAGGCGGGCGCCCTCCACAACGACGCCCGCTGGTACACCCGTTGGGGATGGATCGAGCCGAAGGCCGCGCCGGCGGGTGCCGGGCTGCCGTACGGGTACAACGTCCGGCGCAGCACCCTCGACCCGTTGATCAGGGCGCACGCGGCGCGGACCCCCGGCGTCGACCTGCTCCTCGGGCATCATGTGACCGGGCTGGTCCGGGAAGCCGGGCGGACTTCTGGGGTGCGCGCCTCGACGCCGCAGGGCGAGCGCGAGATACGGGCCCGCCTGGTGGTCGGCGCCGACGGCAAGGACTCGGCCGTGGCGAAGTTCGCGGAGGTGCCTGCCCGGCAGTACGAGAACGCGCGGTTCGGCTACCTCGCGCACTTCCGCAACCTCCCGCTGCCCGGCGGGATCGGCCAGGCCTGGTTCCTCGAACCCGACATGGCGTACGCGTTCCCCAACGACGACGGGGTGACCGTCCTCGCGGTGCTCCCGGACAAGAGGCGGCTGCCGGCCTTCCGGGAAGACCTCGAACGCAGCTTCCTGGAGTTCGTCCGGGCCCTGCCCGAGGCACCGGCCATCGACACCGCCGAGCGCATCACGAAGATCATCGGCACGGTCGACTACCCGCTGCACAGCCGCAGGCCGACCGCACCGGGCGTCGCGCTCATCGGCGACGCCGCCCTGACCAGCGACCCCCTGTGGGGCGTGGGATGCGGATGGGCGCTGGAGTCCGCGCTATGGCTGGCCGAGGCCGTCGCCTCGGCCGCAGCCGGTCGGGGCGACCTCGACCAGTCGCTCGTGGGGTACGCGCGCAGGCACCGGCGCCGGCTGCGCGGCCACCAGTTCCTGGCCGTCGACTTCGCCAAGGCCCGTCCGTTCAATCCCTTGGAGCGGCTGCTGTTCTCGGCGGCGACGCGTGATGACGCGTTGGCGCGGCACATGCACCTGTTCGCGTCCCGCCTGATCGGTCCGCTGCGCTTCTTGAGCCCCGTCGTGCTGGCCAGGGCCGCGGCCGTCAACGTCAGGCACCGCCGGGCGGCCGCGCCGGACGCGTCGGAGGCGCACCCGTCGCGGGCGGCGTCGTGA
- a CDS encoding sensor histidine kinase has product MLRSRYGAPGDDVREPRHTDGDGDGDGHGDGDNPPWTRNDALLTGGACALNLLSYALFNDPDGRHDASVAGFLLVALAALPLLARRSHPVAAFAAVLALDLTAAVAVPLPSHFGAVLVVALYSVARARPGRVTAAASVATALLMVLSQGIGRTPPWQETVSPALSTLIVVGAAMAVNRWQREVAANRSLLADRAVADERRRIARELHDIVAHHITTMQLMAGGARANLAEPEVVRDALVTLEASGRLALREMRQLLDVLRADDEPEGAPSLPQPGADDLDRLVAESRGAGLSTEFTVRGAPRPLPPTLGLTVFRIVQEALTNARKHAGPARATVRLTYHPRRIAVEVRDDGGGAPPPEGAPAAGSGGYGLIGMRERVALHGGTLTAGPQADGGFAVTADLPLTADEAAETAETAVTAVTAVRHEGAHR; this is encoded by the coding sequence ATGCTCAGGAGCCGATACGGCGCGCCCGGCGACGATGTCCGGGAGCCGCGGCACACCGACGGCGACGGCGACGGCGACGGGCACGGCGACGGCGACAACCCGCCGTGGACCCGCAACGACGCCCTCCTGACCGGCGGGGCCTGCGCGCTGAACCTGCTCAGCTACGCGCTCTTCAACGACCCGGACGGCCGACACGACGCGAGCGTGGCCGGGTTCCTCCTCGTCGCGCTGGCGGCCCTGCCCCTGCTCGCCCGGCGCAGCCACCCGGTGGCGGCCTTCGCCGCCGTCCTGGCGCTCGACCTGACGGCCGCCGTGGCCGTGCCGCTGCCCAGCCACTTCGGAGCCGTCCTGGTGGTCGCCCTGTACTCGGTGGCCAGGGCCCGCCCCGGCCGGGTCACGGCGGCGGCCTCCGTGGCGACGGCATTGCTGATGGTGCTGAGCCAGGGCATCGGCCGGACGCCGCCGTGGCAGGAGACCGTCAGCCCGGCCCTCTCCACCCTGATCGTGGTCGGCGCCGCCATGGCGGTCAACCGCTGGCAGCGGGAGGTGGCGGCCAACCGCAGCCTGCTCGCCGACCGGGCGGTCGCCGATGAACGCCGCCGCATCGCACGGGAGTTGCACGACATCGTGGCCCACCACATCACCACCATGCAGCTGATGGCCGGCGGAGCCCGGGCCAACCTCGCCGAACCGGAGGTGGTCCGGGACGCCCTGGTCACCCTGGAGGCCTCCGGGCGGCTCGCGCTGCGCGAGATGCGCCAACTCCTGGACGTACTGCGGGCCGACGACGAACCGGAGGGCGCGCCGTCGCTGCCCCAGCCCGGTGCCGACGACCTCGACCGCCTGGTGGCCGAGTCCCGCGGCGCCGGACTGTCGACCGAGTTCACCGTCCGCGGGGCGCCGCGTCCGCTGCCGCCGACCCTCGGCCTCACGGTGTTCAGGATCGTCCAGGAGGCCCTCACCAACGCCCGCAAGCACGCGGGGCCCGCGCGCGCGACCGTACGGCTGACGTACCACCCGCGACGGATCGCCGTCGAGGTACGGGACGACGGAGGGGGCGCACCGCCCCCGGAGGGGGCGCCGGCGGCGGGCTCGGGCGGTTACGGCCTGATCGGCATGCGCGAGCGCGTCGCCCTGCACGGCGGCACCCTCACGGCGGGCCCGCAGGCCGACGGCGGATTCGCCGTGACGGCAGACCTCCCGCTGACCGCGGACGAGGCGGCGGAGACTGCGGAGACGGCCGTGACGGCCGTGACGGCCGTCCGGCACGAGGGAGCACACCGATGA
- a CDS encoding response regulator transcription factor — protein MPPPARIRVLIVDDQPLVRRGLSLILAPDPSFEVVGEAENGAQAVTLAGQLRPDVVVMDIRMPVLDGVAATGEIAATVPGCRVLALSTFDMDEYVVGALRAGAYGFLPKDSSPEELSAAIHTVHAGEAVVAPRLLMGLISTYVRAPRGALPELTGLDGLTPREVEVLRLLATGLDNTGIARALDISPSTVKNHITSIFDKLSVRDRAQAVIAAYESGLVTARPPAGHQTRS, from the coding sequence ATGCCGCCACCGGCACGGATCAGGGTGCTGATCGTGGACGACCAGCCGCTGGTCCGGCGCGGCCTGTCGCTGATCCTCGCCCCCGACCCGTCCTTCGAGGTGGTGGGAGAGGCCGAGAACGGCGCCCAGGCCGTCACCCTCGCCGGTCAACTGCGCCCCGACGTCGTGGTGATGGACATCCGCATGCCCGTCCTCGACGGGGTCGCCGCGACCGGGGAGATCGCCGCCACCGTGCCCGGCTGCCGGGTCCTGGCCCTGAGCACCTTCGACATGGACGAGTACGTCGTGGGCGCCCTGCGCGCCGGGGCGTACGGGTTCCTGCCCAAGGACAGCTCCCCGGAGGAGCTGAGCGCGGCGATCCACACCGTCCACGCCGGCGAGGCCGTGGTCGCGCCGCGCCTGCTCATGGGGCTGATCTCCACCTACGTACGGGCCCCCCGCGGCGCACTGCCGGAACTCACGGGCCTGGACGGACTCACCCCCCGCGAGGTCGAGGTGTTGCGCCTGCTGGCCACCGGCCTCGACAACACCGGGATCGCCCGCGCCCTGGACATCAGCCCCTCCACGGTCAAGAACCACATCACCAGCATCTTCGACAAGCTCTCCGTCCGTGACCGCGCCCAAGCCGTCATCGCGGCCTACGAATCGGGCCTGGTCACCGCCCGCCCACCGGCCGGGCACCAGACGCGCTCCTAG